From one Doryrhamphus excisus isolate RoL2022-K1 chromosome 9, RoL_Dexc_1.0, whole genome shotgun sequence genomic stretch:
- the xirp2b gene encoding xin actin-binding repeat-containing protein 2 isoform X3 — MYQAAVTQRADHALPSREMSHSELSLSSGARRVVSGGQQILSSQETTVSDSDSNLDKSDIKPENEEEEFPRYTTKELRAHFERTIEEAAPHKPIKIGHDINRSKWSSNVSQSTTATNEVHTVAAAEETMEAVMDEQDFPPPPPAAIEDCDYLPPPPPDLLQMPSDGENIPAGHYSPEAGPANPAKNLLSREAYIKQRNMSELKRLYKHIHPELRKNIEEDFYNEYNESVNNQEYTYEEDADITDEEYEWEEILPGDVQARRWVFENKPLDAIKDESPDEGDDNTKISEKEMILGKDVRRTAWMFETKTVDELGPRDANSTDYKFNKFDKGDVRAAAWLFETQTMDSLNKMIREEELTKEILFTEEDGNATIYMVDGKHMEKLGHTETVDESRLLSLRSVLEEINDEVKTITSTFDTQFKCIIMGQSSQMLEIKSVRKIETELENSIASRWLFDTQPLDAKDPPSSLKLLCSLSMEDSSKGDWGRWLFEIKTLNSLDELESSNTEKEIVGADVRKHCLVFETQPMDSLKDDSNRKPQSVEDIIGGNVRSARNFFESSPQTERRNLPEVGKLQKTVLNGEMKGDVRHQKWRFESQPLEHIRDERKEVTRTVNIEEDLTQEDGTRCRADVRKNCWVFETQPMDTLKDDSNSLPLTKEEIIAGNVKSARHYFETIPTEEPKELAEVGKLKKRDEAEEERGDVRHQKWRFESQPLEQIRDERKEVIRTIDLEEIDKVDVSNYTLMFESTDFNRWDESQRMLVEGVTSGSVRSNTNLFESGLLYAMQDGSGHFHQVKTVRHEEVVSGDVTTYKWMFETRPIDQFDESIDKYQIIKGVSKQEMESGDVKTAKWLFETQPLDSIKYFSNIEDEEMESKSQDVVKGDVKSCKWLFETQPMDVLYEKGDSRSENGCEEMPKGDVKTCTWLFETQALDSIRDETETTLKTCTVNQEDIRGKDVRTACFLFETETLENLSGEDVSAFKRITEIDVASGDVSRKKYIFEHNTPDIITSTSEEVMQHLKRAQTEDIQKGNVLTCKWLFENQSIDAIHEGQEESVKGRTVTDVHGGDVDQGRFIFETFSLDKIKEAASETELSKMQIVCGDEEKGDVRNYTMMFETQPLYAIQDKDGYYHEVTTVTSEEVTRGDVVGTRWLFETKPLDAIKDSDEVYVIKSVTQRDEQKGDVSSAKWRFETQPLDRICEDGKLLMKTVEDIQGGNVKMNKDRFESDAAWQGSVRTVNVSEIQKADVRTARWRFETQSIDKIRSLSSENLIESVQKEEVAKGDVKHSVWLFEKNPLDHIKEVDESEETHVAPEEILKADVKSTTWLFETTPFDDFNATRSEKAEIMGKSVKGTLEELYSQKMVTSKGILIESDEIGDVRMAKYHLMNQQTPEIQREEVIRGDLQTIMMNLLNRQEKQERQVVIESEEKGHISTTVRQLFNQESAKSIEKEEVIGGDIQEAINKLFGESGSAKHGILIQEDEKGDVRMTIYSLLNKQDCVDVEKEGVVKGDIRSALQRLSSQDEPDLTKKITVDDTEKGNVHFYSTCIESGALSYLKQLHLEPDEEPSDTIEKEKIIGGDIKGTKVILSRNQTQVERTVDDVIPGDVHNTVKVFMTEPIPSSESHQRDEIVKGNLKAALTSLSESANQTVVVEKEEVMKGNIPKTLRCLERAQHRHREMEKPDIIPGNIKGALRSLEKSASSRVEAAVEDLVPGDVKATLRSLELAKRSVREVEKEEIVRGDIHTAIQSLHDASAEKRACQQEIDVQGNVKGTIQLLMEPPSSPKMQRSCSIEELKGGVKMSIKSLYEMHEQAEVEKEEVVKGDVKGTIKSLLETAQREAPKVRQGAYRRVRVKQRPPVKNLNAEAQRNAQKIKTAVSTVSQSVTSETESIQSTSCTVEKRSNEQAKNVVEHKTITQNHGIKTLKTDFCNLKPKGMIRLNKTKVETSLYTLKGPTSEPDLPPPPPPLVLDMDLPPPPTPPPPSVDSDADHLPPPPPPLTNEQDFLPPPPPEQDLERIPAEVVQVSPVEAKKMTVKKVKAPTLCPVPKLESKVESYHVAGVSKSVTTTRTSTSTSEIPPPPESPRPLRKVCISPIKFTPPPSPPPQMKGKASKFNTPLIKAEEKYRKLKEDSTPPSTPTPPHVNDALTVALQNIADEGKQTSYSSDSSTSKQVVISSSIQGNVSASQERILTGSTTISSAKQEMLSNETSNVVSIQKASSVTSSRQKTHQTVSVSSTQAVVTQQVHTAVASLVKTEKETADEKKRVKGSEKPKRNIDDTVKKVTPETPQQTFRKSQAETKTKKQTSEKNITAADPDNKITSREKVTDESKTTEATVTIKADTANQKVAKSHHRETQLDVKMAEERETQVEEKLPATEMKAELKQEIKTLNGIGSQPQTSTPTKKKKKPKKSKAGAQSGQTKDAGTESKVAITERSNQTLQAVVVSEEHVHTKKEPHKEPQNQLEGVRKKKAVTDVRQENRADPIKEAVESEKVKSTSKVEAPKQQAPGFIPHIQAVSKTVLGSVSEVGPTPGGSTVEETTQEVDMKETRLCEIVEESATGTTISKISVGSTKVQNQTKTFQESRKEETSQVKCTDLRAPSPSLRTRPPSPTFITIESIRRTQSPQRVTPSPTLLHRPATPPTPPPRRCQTPTARLTRITPSPTFDKAENLERLKDTTAKLLRGVTPPPLISPQLISEKKSEIVETPASFHCQIKRRSCSPAETLDKEPAKIDNHTSEDPEALNANDPQSSSEIQSVPEDTAEPSSASVKEKKAFFEEAQKAEMNPTYRRKEPIPIPERLGPDLEESQEEHSHKEKEDLPKVDLSALLDQLTSTEKTIRKEILPLSAEWLHNEAKEDVSSDDQGMPTFDIQAIRDVFEMNVEGFSLGEEHRDQKEPMSSRTLNLQSPPEAEGGVQQSTVPPPQENVQEITPTYPSALSESKSITEVDEFGSKVTRTNVSQQSGGASTQPPPFSYADAVKRKAVAARRTQTYDQEATENLLKNFHQTWKESETVFESLGYAVSEEVTSRVVSCHQTSAISGSSAEVGAVRGVSTEGLPDGWMDCGQKKVP; from the exons ATGTACCAGGCTGCTGTTACCCAGCGAGCAGACCACGCCTTGCCGAGCAGG GAAATGTCGCACTCAGAACTCTCGCTGTCAAGCGGCGCTCGACGGGTGGTCTCAGGTGGTCAGCAGATACTTTCCAGCCAAGAAACCACG GTGTCAGACAGTGACAGTAACTTGGATAAGAGTGATATAAAGCCTGAAAATGAAG AAGAGGAATTTCCCAGGTACACAACAAAAGAACTGAGAGCTCACTTTGAAAGAACCATAGAGGAGGCCGCCCCGCATAAACCAATCAAG ATTGGCCATGACATCAATCGATCTAAGTGGTCCTCCAATGTAAGCCAGAGCACCACAGCGACTAACGAGGTGCACACGGTGGCGGCAGCAGAAGAAACAATGGAAGCCGTGATGGACGAGCAGGACTTTCCACCGCCACCACCAGCAGCCATTGAGGATTGTGACTACCTTCCGCCGCCACCGCCCGATTTACTCCAAATGCCATCAGATGGTGAAAATATTCCTGCCGGGCATTACTCACCTGAGGCAGGACCAGCAAACCCAGCAAAGAACCTTCTTAGCAGAGAAGCTTACATAAAGCAAAGGAACATGTCTGAGCTGAAACGTTTGTACAAGCACATTCACCCCGAGCTTCGCAAAAATATCGAAGAGGACTTCTACAACGAGTACAACGAGAGCGTGAACAACCAAGAGTACACGTACGAGGAGGATGCCGACATCACCGATGAAGAATACGAATGGGAAGAGATTCTACCTGGTGATGTTCAGGCCAGGCGGTGGGTTTTTGAAAACAAGCCACTGGATGCCATCAAGGATGAATCCCCCGATGAAGGCGACGATAACACAAAGATTAGCGAAAAGGAGATGATTCTGGGAAAGGACGTGAGACGCACGGCGTGGATGTTCGAGACAAAGACCGTGGATGAGCTGGGTCCACGCGACGCCAACTCCACAGACTATAAATTCAATAAATTTGACAAAGGAGACGTGCGTGCCGCAGCATGGTTATTTGAAACCCAAACCATGGACAGTCTAAATAAAATGATCAGGGAGGAGGAGCTCACCAAAGAGATCCTTTTCACAGAAGAGGACGGCAACGCCACCATCTACATGGTGGATGGTAAGCACATGGAAAAGCTCGGACACACGGAGACCGTCGATGAGAGCCGCCTGCTGAGTTTGAGATCAGTGTTGGAAGAAATCAATGACGAGGTGAAAACAATCACAAGCACCTTTGACACTCAGTTTAAGTGCATCATCATGGGACAGTCCAGTCAGATGCTGGAGATTAAATCTGTGCGCAAAATTGAAACGGAACTGGAGAACTCCATCGCGTCACGTTGGCTTTTTGATACCCAACCACTGGATGCGAAGGACCCTCCTTCCTCGCTGAAGCTGCTGTGTAGTCTCTCCATGGAAGACAGCAGCAAAGGTGATTGGGGTCGATGGCTGTTTGAGATAAAGACATTGAATTCCCTGGACGAGCTGGAAAGTTCAAACACTGAGAAAGAGATAGTCGGGGCGGATGTGCGCAAACACTGCTTAGTCTTTGAGACTCAACCCATGGATTCTCTGAAGGATGATTCCAACCGCAAACCTCAGTCTGTTGAAGACATAATCGGGGGCAATGTCAGATCGGCCAGGAACTTCTTTGAAAGCAGCCCTCAAACCGAGAGGAGGAACCTCCCTGAAGTAGGAAAACTTCAAAAGACGGTGCTGAACGGAGAAATGAAAGGCGATGTGAGACACCAGAAGTGGCGCTTCGAGAGTCAGCCTTTGGAGCACATCCGAGACGAGAGAAAAGAGGTGACGCGCACGGTCAACATTGAGGAGGACCTCACGCAGGAAGACGGCACACGCTGCAGAGCAGACGTTCGTAAAAACTGCTGGGTGTTTGAGACTCAGCCCATGGACACGTTGAAAGATGACTCCAACAGCCTCCCGCTCACCAAGGAGGAAATTATTGCCGGAAACGTCAAGTCAGCCAGGCATTACTTCGAGACCATCCCAACCGAGGAGCCCAAGGAGCTCGCAGAGGTGGGCAAGCTGAAAAAGAGAGATGAagcggaggaggagaggggagaTGTTCGCCACCAAAAGTGGCGATTTGAAAGCCAACCTTTGGAGCAGATCCGAGATGAAAGGAAGGAGGTCATCCGAACAATCGACCTGGAAGAAATTGACAAAGTGGACGTGTCAAACTACACGCTAATGTTTGAGAGCACAGATTTCAACCGATGGGATGAGTCTCAAAGGATGCTGGTGGAGGGCGTCACAAGCGGTTCGGTCCGATCTAACACCAACCTGTTTGAGTCGGGGCTCCTGTATGCCATGCAAGACGGCTCCGGACACTTCCACCAGGTGAAGACCGTGCGTCACGAAGAGGTGGTGAGCGGAGACGTTACAACATACAAGTGGATGTTTGAAACGCGGCCCATCGACCAATTTGACGAAAGCATTGACAAATACCAAATTATTAAGGGCGTAtccaaacaggaaatggaatcTGGGGACGTTAAAACTGCAAAGTGGCTCTTTGAAACCCAGCCTCTGGATTCCATAAAGTACTTCAGCAACATTGAGGATGAGGAGATGGAAAGTAAAAGTCAAGATGTGGTGAAGGGAGACGTCAAATCCTGCAAGTGGCTTTTTGAGACCCAACCGATGGACGTCCTGTACGAAAAGGGGGACTCAAGGAGTGAAAATGGATGTGAGGAAATGCCAAAAGGGGATGTTAAAACGTGCACGTGGCTTTTTGAAACACAAGCACTCGATAGCATACGCGACGAGACGGAGACCACACTGAAAACATGCACTGTCAATCAAGAGGACATTCGGGGGAAAGACGTAAGAACGGCGTGCTTTCTCTTCGAGACAGAGACACTGGAGAATCTCTCTGGGGAGGATGTGAGCGCTTTCAAGCGCATCACCGAGATTGACGTTGCTTCTGGAGACGTGTCACGAAAGAAGTACATTTTTGAGCACAACACACCCGATATCATCACATCGACTTCTGAGGAAGTGATGCAGCATCTTAAGAGAGCGCAGACCGAGGACATACAGAAAGGGAACGTCCTGACCTGCAAATGGCTCTTTGAAAACCAGTCCATAGACGCCATACATGAGGGCCAAGAGGAATCGGTGAAAGGCCGCACTGTAACGGATGTACACGGAGGGGACGTAGACCAGGGCCGCTTCATCTTTGAGACCTTCTCCTTGGATAAAATCAAGGAGGCGGCCTCTGAAACCGAGCTGTCCAAAATGCAGATTGTGTGCGGTGACGAGGAGAAGGGCGACGTCAGAAACTACACCATGATGTTCGAAACCCAGCCTCTTTACGCCATCCAGGACAAAGACGGCTATTACCACGAGGTCACCACTGTCACTAGCGAAGAGGTGACACGAGGCGATGTGGTGGGAACGCGGTGGTTGTTCGAAACCAAACCCCTTGACGCCATCAAGGACTCGGATGAGGTGTACGTTATAAAATCTGTCACACAGCGGGACGAGCAAAAAGGAGACGTGTCCTCAGCAAAGTGGAGGTTTGAGACCCAACCTCTTGACAGGATTTGTGAAGACGGTAAGCTGCTGATGAAGACCGTGGAGGACATTCAAGGTGGCAATGTGAAAATGAATAAGGATCGTTTCGAGTCAGACGCCGCGTGGCAGGGGTCTGTCAGAACCGTCAACGTCAGCGAGATACAAAAGGCTGACGTCAGGACAGCCAGGTGGAGATTTGAAACCCAGTCCATTGACAAAATCAGAAGCCTGAGCTCGGAAAACCTGATTGAGAGCGTTCAAAAGGAGGAGGTGGCGAAGGGAGATGTGAAGCATTCCGTGTGGCTCTTTGAGAAGAATCCCCTCGACCACATCAAGGAAGTAGACGAGAGCGAGGAGACGCATGTCGCTCCAGAGGAAATTCTCAAAGCGGATGTAAAGTCAACAACATGGCTCTTTGAAACGACGCCTTTTGATGACTTTAACGCGACGAGATCAGAGAAGGCGGAAATTATGGGCAAGAGCGTCAAGGGGACGCTCGAGGAGCTTTACAGTCAGAAAATGGTAACGTCCAAAGGAATACTGATTGAATCTGATGAAATCGGAGATGTTAGGATGGCAAAATATCACCTCATGAATCAGCAAACTCCTGAGATTCAGCGAGAGGAGGTCATCAGGGGGGATTTGCAGACCATCATGATGAACCTACTCAACAGACAGGAAAAACAGGAGCGGCAGGTGGTCATCGAGTCTGAAGAGAAGGGTCATATCAGCACCACGGTGCGGCAGCTATTCAACCAGGAGAGCGCTAAAAGTATTGAAAAGGAAGAAGTTATAGGAGGGGACATCCAGGAAGCCATAAATAAGCTTTTTGGTGAAAGTGGTTCTGCCAAACATGGAATTCTCATTCAGGAGGACGAGAAAGGAGATGTTCGGATGACCATATATTCCCTTCTAAACAAACAGGACTGTGTTGATGTTGAAAAAGAAGGTGTTGTGAAAGGAGACATCAGGAGCGCTCTGCAGAGACTCTCCAGCCAGGATGAGCCCGACCTGACCAAGAAGATAACGGTGGATGACACTGAGAAGGGAAATGTCCATTTTTACTCCACGTGTATCGAATCTGGGGCCCTCAGCTATCTGAAACAGCTCCATTTAGAACCCGATGAAGAGCCGAGCGACACGATAGAGAAAGAGAAGATCATCGGCGGTGACATCAAGGGCACCAAAGTCATCCTCAGTCGCAACCAAACTCAAGTGGAGCGCACGGTGGATGATGTCATACCCGGCGACGTTCATAACACGGTGAAAGTTTTCATGACGGAACCCATCCCGTCGTCGGAGAGTCACCAAAGGGACGAGATTGTGAAAGGGAATTTGAAAGCTGCTTTGACTTCCCTGTCTGAGTCAGCGAACCAGACCGTCGTTGTGGAGAAAGAGGAGGTGATGAAAGGCAACATCCCCAAAACTCTGCGATGCCTCGAGAGGGCGCAACATCGTCACAGGGAAATGGAGAAGCCGGATATCATTCCTGGAAACATCAAGGGAGCTCTGAGATCTCTTGAGAAATCTGCATCTTCCCGGGTGGAAGCTGCTGTTGAGGATCTCGTTCCTGGAGATGTTAAAGCCACGCTAAGATCTCTGGAGCTGGCCAAGCGGTCTGTGCGGGAGGTGGAGAAGGAAGAAATTGTGAGGGGCGATATTCACACGGCCATACAATCCCTACACGATGCTTCCGCTGAGAAGAGAGCGTGCCAGCAGGAGATAGATGTTCAGGGGAACGTCAAAGGAACAATTCAGCTCCTGATGGAGCCTCCTTCCTCTCCGAAAATGCAAAGGAGCTGCAGCATCGAAGAGCTGAAAGGCGGTGTCAAGATGTCAATCAAGTCTTTATATGAGATGCACGAGCAAGCGGAGGTAGAAAAGGAGGAAGTGGTAAAGGGTGACGTGAAAGGCACCATCAAGTCTCTGCTGGAAACTGCACAGCGTGAAGCTCCCAAAGTGAGACAGGGCGCCTACAGGAGAGTCCGAGTGAAGCAGAGGCCTCCCGTTAAGAATTTGAATGCTGAAGCACAGAGGAACGCGCAGAAAATAAAAACCGCCGTTTCCACTGTGAGTCAGTCTGTCACCAGTGAAACTGAAAGCATTCAATCAACGTCTTGTACGGTGGAGAAGCGGAGCAACGAGCAAGCTAAAAACGTTGTGGAGCACAAAACAATCACACAAAATCATggcattaaaacattaaaaactgaCTTCTGCAACCTGAAACCAAAAGGAATGATAcgattaaataaaaccaaagtGGAAACCAGTCTTTACACCCTGAAAGGACCAACGTCAGAGCCCGAtctgcctcctcctccacctccacttGTGCTCGACATGGacctcccccctcctcccacGCCTCCACCGCCCTCTGTGGATTCTGACGCTGATCAccttcctcctccacctccgccTCTTACCAACGAACAGGACTTCCTCCCTCCGCCTCCGCCTGAGCAAGATCTAGAAAGGATTCCAGCAGAAGTGGTTCAGGTCTCCCCAGTGGAGGCCAAAAAGATGACAGTCAAGAAAGTGAAAGCTCCAACTTTGTGCCCTGTCCCCAAGCTGGAGTCCAAAGTGGAATCCTACCATGTGGCAGGAGTGAGCAAGTCCGTAACGACCACACGGACATCAACCTCAACCTCTGAAATTCCTCCACCACCAGAATCGCCGCGACCTTTAAGGAAAGTTTGCATCTCTCCTATAAAATTCACTCCCCCTCCTTCGCCTCCTCCTCAGATGAAAGGCAAAGCCAGTAAATTTAACACCCCGTTAATAAAAGCAGAGGAAAAGTACCGCAAACTGAAGGAGGACAGCACTCCTCCGAGCACTCCAACTCCTCCTCATGTAAATGACGCCCTTACTGTGGCTCTTCAGAACATTGCTGATGAGGGAAAGCAGACGTCTTACAGCTCAGACTCCTCCACATCCAAGCAGGTTGTCATCTCCAGTAGCATCCAGGGCAACGTCAGCGCCAGCCAGGAAAGAATCCTCACAGGCTCCACCACAATATCATCTGCCAAGCAGGAAATGCTCTCTAATGAGACCTCCAATGTTGTCTCTATCCAAAAGGCCTCCTCCGTGACTTCCAGCAGACAAAAGACTCATCAAACGGTCTCTGTTTCCTCAACTCAGGCTGTTGTTACCCAGCAAGTTCACACAGCAGTCGCTAGTTtagtaaaaacagaaaaagaaacagCTGACGAGAAGAAACGTGTGAAAGGATCTGAGAAACCTAAAAGGAACATAGACGATACTGTTAAAAAAGTCACACCTGAAACACCTCAGCAGACTTTCAGGAAATCCCAAGCGGAGaccaagacaaaaaaacaaacatctgagAAAAATATTACGGCAGCTGACCCTGATAATAAAATCACAAGCAGAGAAAAAGTCACTGATGAATCAAAGACGACGGAAGCTACTGTGACAATTAAAGCTGACACAGCCAATCAAAAGGTGGCAAAGAGTCATCACCGTGAAACTCAGCTGGATGTGAAGATGGCAGAAGAGAGGGAGACGCAGGTGGAGGAGAAGCTTCCGGCAACGGAGATGAAAGCAGAGTTAAAACAGGAGATAAAGACTTTAAATGGCATTGGCAGCCAGCCACAAACGTCAACACcgacaaagaagaaaaagaagccCAAAAAGTCGAAAGCGGGGGCACAATCGGGTCAAACTAAGGACGCTGGCACGGAATCAAAGGTGGCCATTACAGAAAGGTCCAATCAAACACTCCAAGCCGTAGTTGTTTCAGAAGAACACGTTCACACCAAGAAGGAACCACACAAGGAACCTCAAAATCAACTTGAGGGAGTGCGAAAGAAGAAAGCGGTGACAGACGTTCGTCAGGAGAATCGAGCCGACCCAATTAAAGAGGCGGTTGAGTCCGAAAAAGTCAAATCAACATCAAAAGTGGAAGCTCCAAAGCAGCAAGCGCCGGGATTCATTCCTCACATCCAAGCGGTTTCCAAAACTGTGCTTGGTTCGGTTTCAGAAGTGGGTCCCACACCAGGGGGGTCTACTGTGGAAGAAACAACTCAAGAAGTTGATATGAAGGAGACGCGTTTGTGTGAGATTGTTGAGGAGTCGGCTACGGGCACCACAATATCCAAGATCAGCGTTGGTTCTACCAAAGTGCAGAACCAAACAAAGACCTTCCAGGAGAGCAGGAAAGAAGAAACAAGTCAAGTGAAGTGTACCGATCTTCGAGCTCCCTCACCCTCACTGAGAACGCGCCCTCCCTCGCCAACATTCATCACCATTGAGTCCATCCGAAGGACACAGTCCCCCCAGAGGGTCACCCCGTCACCGACGCTGCTGCACAGGCCGGCCACACCTCCCACGCCGCCGCCACGGCGCTGCCAAACCCCTACGGCACGCCTCACCAGAATCACACCCTCACCCACATTTGACAAAGCAGAGAACTTGGAGAGGCTCAAAGACACGACGGCCAAGCTCTTACGCGGCGTCACCCCCCCACCGCTCATTTCTCCACAACTGATCTCTGAGAAGAAATCGGAAATTGTGGAAACACCGGCGTCATTCCATTGCCAGATAAAACGACGCAGCTGCAGCCCAGCGGAGACACTTGACAAGGAACCTGCAAAGATAGACAACCATACCTCTGAAGATCCAGAGGCTTTGAACGCAAATGACCCCCAGAGTAGCTCTGAGATCCAGAGTGTCCCTGAAGATACCGCTGAGCCATCATCTGCCTCAGTTAAAGAAAAGAAAGCGTTCTTTGAGGAGGCCCAAAAAGCTGAAATGAATCCAACCTATAGACGCAAGGAACCCATTCCTATTCCCGAACGACTCGGCCCAGACCTGGAGGAAAGCCAAGAGGAACATTCACACAAAGAAAAGGAGGATCTCCCCAAGGTTGACTTGTCTGCTCTCTTAGATCAATTGACATCAACGGAGAAAACAATCAGAAAGGAGATCCTCCCACTTTCCGCAGAGTGGCTTCACAATGAAGCGAAGGAAGACGTCTCATCAGACGATCAGGGCATGCCCACTTTTGATATCCAAGCAATTAGGGatgtttttgaaatgaatgTGGAAGGTTTCTCTTTGGGTGAAGAGCATAGGGATCAGAAGGAGCCCATGTCAAGCCGGACGTTAAACCTGCAGAGCCCTCCAGAGGCAGAGGGAG